The following are encoded in a window of SAR202 cluster bacterium genomic DNA:
- the tal gene encoding transaldolase, whose translation MNNLQKLNALGQSAWYDNVRRGLIRSGELAALLKQGVTGLTSNPTIFEKAMAQSADYDDEMVKLARQGKSAGEIYEALAVEDIQAVADMLRGVYDATKGVDGYASLEVSPLLANDTEGTVAEAHRLFRALNRPNVMIKVPATPAGVPAIRRLIADGLNINVTLVFSLEAYSQVREAYIAGLEDLAKAGGNVSKAASVASFFVSRVDTLVDNSLKGKPEEKSLAGKAAIANAKLAYGDFQRDFGGKRFQALKAKGAHVQRPLWASTSTKNLAYRDVIYVDNLIGRDTVNTMPENTLKAFLDHGKPEVTVDRDTADAEKVFADLERAGIRMTQVTGKLLSDGVKAFADSFDQLMANIEQKRTKLLAQTRK comes from the coding sequence ATGAACAACCTTCAGAAGCTGAACGCCCTGGGACAATCGGCGTGGTACGACAACGTCCGGCGCGGGCTGATCAGGTCCGGCGAGCTTGCCGCGCTGTTGAAGCAGGGGGTGACCGGCCTTACTTCCAACCCAACGATCTTCGAAAAGGCGATGGCCCAGAGTGCTGACTACGACGACGAGATGGTGAAGCTTGCCCGCCAGGGCAAGTCCGCGGGGGAGATATACGAAGCGCTCGCGGTGGAGGACATCCAGGCAGTCGCCGACATGCTCCGTGGCGTCTACGATGCGACGAAGGGCGTGGACGGCTACGCCAGCCTGGAGGTCAGCCCGTTGCTTGCGAACGACACGGAAGGCACGGTGGCCGAGGCCCACCGGCTTTTCAGGGCCCTCAACCGGCCGAACGTGATGATAAAGGTGCCCGCAACGCCCGCAGGCGTGCCCGCAATTCGCCGGTTGATAGCGGACGGCCTGAACATCAATGTCACGCTCGTCTTTTCGCTGGAGGCCTACAGCCAGGTGCGCGAGGCGTACATCGCCGGACTGGAGGACCTGGCGAAGGCAGGGGGAAACGTTTCGAAGGCGGCCTCCGTGGCCTCCTTCTTCGTCAGCCGCGTAGACACTCTGGTGGATAATAGTCTAAAGGGTAAGCCGGAAGAGAAGTCGCTTGCCGGCAAAGCGGCCATCGCCAACGCGAAGCTGGCGTACGGCGACTTCCAGCGCGACTTCGGCGGCAAGCGCTTCCAGGCGCTGAAGGCCAAAGGCGCCCACGTTCAGAGGCCGCTGTGGGCCAGCACGAGCACAAAGAACCTGGCCTACAGAGACGTCATCTACGTCGACAACCTGATAGGCCGTGACACGGTCAACACCATGCCGGAGAATACGCTCAAGGCGTTCCTGGACCATGGTAAGCCGGAGGTAACGGTTGACAGGGATACCGCGGACGCCGAGAAGGTCTTTGCCGACCTTGAGCGGGCCGGCATAAGAATGACGCAGGTGACCGGCAAGCTCCTGTCCGACGGCGTCAAGGCGTTTGCCGATTCGTTCGATCAGCTTATGGCCAACATTGAGCAGAAGCGGACGAAGCTCCTGGCGCAGACCAGAAAATAG